From a single Planctellipticum variicoloris genomic region:
- a CDS encoding ABC transporter substrate-binding protein, whose translation MPRFIASAWRAAGLTCVLLAGCTTSSPPAADSAAKSATPAEGASADPSGKVADSPAKIAAVDAAYPDVPVIPIMTEVDGIEIPRLTTGSQDLQLTGPIQADVGNEHAKAKPSEPVRGDAIRIRFNSEPKTLNPIVETSAVQTYIGQYVQESLLWQNMETFEFEPHLAESWVAEDSVKLSADYPGKERRIARTGETPAASFEFDYTEPASERDEPAKVEVLTSDPAGKPLGGVWVGVFPKGKILGAPLNGYHLWSDPQGKVTLSAFPTGTYVVKTGAEIYGKAKKGDDGSLVVTAATEENPLREELKSSGDAELTLKAGEWSDIQEQTYYTYRLRQDVKWSDGTPYTTRDLEFAYASLKNPTVDGESIRTYYSDIIECKGLTPHVVRMRYRQQYFKALEVTAQIGLYTPPFHFFAKRVKDSKNVELTLEPLTEAEEAAQGKWSVHGKEFGRFFNTDSEYNLKPLGTGPYMVGRWVRDQLVELERNPIYWNQQRPGYLDKIIVKFIPDNVTAMQALQAGEIDFFWYMTPEQYFEDLKGPPDWFKNKYVKADWFTPMFNYIGWNMLNPEFQDRRVRIALSMLFDKQDFLEKKLYNAGVIVSGSQYYFGPGYDHSVAPLDYSPDTARELLSDAGWVDTDNDGLLDKDGKKLSLTIYIPPGNPVVQQRIELYQKSLRTVGIELDVRLQEWASFIDRIRSKKFDICTLSWVTPVESDPYQIWHGSQAGADKRGSNHVSFNNAQANELIEMLRVTLDDKKRQKIHHAFHRLIDAEQPYMFMYCIKDFGAYHQRFRGVKWYRLRPGFDLTEWYVPKDEQLIKE comes from the coding sequence ATGCCACGATTCATCGCGAGTGCCTGGCGGGCCGCCGGCCTGACCTGTGTTCTGCTGGCCGGCTGCACGACGTCGTCTCCGCCGGCCGCCGACAGCGCAGCGAAGTCCGCGACTCCCGCAGAGGGGGCATCGGCCGATCCATCTGGCAAGGTCGCGGATTCGCCGGCAAAGATCGCCGCGGTTGACGCCGCGTATCCCGACGTCCCCGTCATTCCGATCATGACCGAAGTCGACGGAATCGAAATTCCGCGGCTGACGACGGGATCCCAGGACCTGCAGCTCACCGGTCCGATCCAGGCCGACGTCGGCAACGAGCATGCAAAAGCCAAACCGTCCGAGCCTGTCCGCGGCGACGCGATCCGCATCCGTTTCAACTCGGAACCGAAGACACTCAACCCGATCGTCGAGACGTCCGCCGTGCAGACCTACATCGGTCAGTACGTGCAGGAGTCTCTGCTCTGGCAGAACATGGAGACCTTCGAATTTGAGCCCCATCTTGCAGAATCCTGGGTCGCCGAAGATTCCGTGAAGCTGTCGGCCGACTATCCCGGCAAGGAGCGCCGGATCGCCCGGACAGGCGAGACCCCCGCGGCGAGTTTCGAATTCGACTATACCGAACCGGCCAGCGAGAGGGATGAACCCGCGAAGGTCGAAGTCCTGACCAGCGACCCTGCCGGCAAACCGCTCGGAGGAGTCTGGGTCGGCGTGTTTCCTAAGGGCAAGATTCTCGGCGCCCCGCTCAACGGATATCACCTGTGGAGCGATCCCCAGGGCAAAGTCACGTTGAGCGCATTTCCGACCGGGACGTACGTCGTCAAGACCGGCGCCGAAATCTACGGTAAAGCGAAGAAAGGGGACGACGGTTCGCTGGTCGTGACGGCGGCCACGGAAGAAAACCCGCTCCGCGAAGAATTGAAGTCTTCGGGGGACGCCGAGCTGACGCTGAAGGCGGGGGAATGGAGCGATATTCAGGAACAGACGTATTACACGTACCGGCTGCGGCAGGACGTCAAGTGGTCTGACGGGACTCCGTATACGACCAGGGATCTGGAATTCGCCTACGCCTCCCTCAAGAATCCGACGGTTGATGGCGAGTCGATCCGCACTTACTACTCCGACATTATCGAGTGCAAAGGGCTCACGCCTCACGTGGTCCGCATGCGCTACCGTCAGCAGTACTTCAAAGCCCTGGAAGTGACCGCGCAGATCGGGCTTTATACTCCCCCGTTCCACTTCTTCGCCAAACGGGTGAAGGACTCGAAGAACGTCGAGCTGACGCTTGAGCCGCTGACCGAAGCGGAAGAAGCCGCCCAGGGGAAGTGGAGCGTTCACGGCAAAGAGTTCGGCCGGTTCTTCAACACCGACAGCGAATACAACCTGAAACCCTTGGGAACCGGTCCGTACATGGTTGGTCGCTGGGTCCGGGATCAGCTCGTCGAGCTGGAGCGAAACCCGATCTACTGGAATCAGCAGCGTCCGGGCTATCTCGACAAGATCATCGTCAAGTTCATCCCCGATAACGTGACGGCGATGCAGGCTCTCCAGGCCGGCGAAATCGACTTTTTCTGGTATATGACGCCGGAGCAGTATTTCGAAGACCTCAAAGGCCCTCCCGACTGGTTCAAGAACAAGTACGTCAAAGCCGACTGGTTCACGCCGATGTTCAACTACATCGGCTGGAACATGCTCAACCCGGAGTTCCAGGATCGGCGGGTCCGGATCGCACTGTCGATGCTGTTCGACAAGCAGGACTTCCTGGAAAAGAAACTCTACAATGCAGGCGTGATCGTTTCTGGATCGCAGTATTACTTCGGCCCGGGCTACGACCACTCGGTCGCCCCGCTCGATTACTCGCCCGATACCGCCCGGGAGCTTCTCTCCGATGCCGGCTGGGTCGACACCGACAACGACGGCCTGCTCGACAAAGACGGCAAAAAGCTTTCGCTGACGATTTATATTCCGCCGGGCAATCCGGTGGTTCAGCAGCGGATAGAGCTGTACCAGAAGAGCCTGCGAACCGTCGGCATCGAACTCGACGTGCGGCTGCAGGAATGGGCGTCGTTCATTGACCGCATCCGCTCGAAGAAGTTCGACATCTGCACTCTGAGCTGGGTGACGCCCGTCGAGAGCGACCCGTATCAGATCTGGCACGGATCGCAGGCCGGCGCGGACAAGCGCGGCAGCAATCACGTTTCGTTCAACAACGCTCAGGCCAACGAGTTGATCGAGATGTTGCGCGTCACGCTCGACGACAAGAAGCGGCAGAAGATTCATCACGCGTTTCACCGGCTGATTGATGCCGAGCAGCCTTACATGTTCATGTATTGCATCAAAGACTTCGGCGCCTACCACCAGCGATTCCGCGGGGTGAAGTGGTATCGCCTGCGTCCGGGTTTCGATCTCACCGAATGGTACGTCCCCAAAGACGAGCAACTGATCAAGGAATGA
- a CDS encoding ABC transporter permease: MLGYIAKRVLLMLPTLLGILVLSFFVIKLAPGDPASQKFGGAAQAQAGMNAERGTEAAELRFRKRFHFDKPVVVQFGYFLDRLWRGDMIFFQTEEPIWGDFNRALKITIGLNLIVFLLIYAISVPTGIYSAAFPHSWGDKLLTVVLFMLYSLPSFWVAELLRMAIASDFWRQFGLTPPLLPIMNLRSDHYDQLSSWERFTDYLQHIVLPVACLTYGGLAYLSRQMRAGMLEVIRQDYIRTAEAKGCSKARVILIHALRNGLFPMITLLAALLPALIGGSVIIEFVFNIPGMGLRAYENVLRREYDFVMISLMLSAVLTLFGILLSDILYVVVNPRVSFEADK; the protein is encoded by the coding sequence TTGCTCGGATATATCGCCAAACGCGTCCTGCTCATGCTTCCGACCCTGCTCGGAATCCTGGTCCTCTCGTTCTTTGTCATCAAGCTTGCCCCCGGAGATCCCGCCTCGCAGAAATTCGGCGGGGCGGCTCAGGCCCAGGCCGGCATGAACGCCGAACGGGGGACCGAAGCGGCCGAACTCCGGTTCCGCAAACGATTCCACTTCGACAAGCCCGTCGTCGTGCAGTTCGGCTACTTCCTCGATCGCCTCTGGCGCGGCGACATGATCTTCTTTCAGACGGAGGAGCCGATCTGGGGCGACTTTAACCGGGCGCTCAAGATTACGATCGGCCTCAACCTGATCGTGTTTCTGCTGATCTACGCGATTTCGGTCCCAACGGGGATCTACAGCGCCGCGTTCCCCCATTCCTGGGGGGACAAGCTGCTGACAGTGGTGCTCTTCATGCTCTACAGCCTCCCGTCGTTCTGGGTGGCGGAATTGCTGCGGATGGCGATTGCGTCGGATTTCTGGCGGCAATTCGGCCTGACTCCTCCCCTCCTCCCGATCATGAACCTCCGGTCCGATCACTACGATCAGCTCTCTTCCTGGGAGCGCTTCACCGACTACTTGCAGCACATCGTCCTCCCCGTCGCCTGCCTCACCTACGGCGGACTGGCCTACCTGTCGCGGCAGATGCGGGCGGGCATGCTGGAAGTCATCCGCCAGGACTACATCCGCACCGCCGAGGCCAAAGGCTGCAGCAAAGCCCGCGTCATCCTGATCCACGCCCTCCGCAACGGGCTGTTTCCCATGATCACCCTGCTGGCGGCCCTGCTGCCGGCCCTGATCGGCGGCAGCGTGATCATTGAGTTCGTCTTCAACATCCCGGGCATGGGACTGAGAGCCTACGAAAACGTCCTGCGTCGCGAGTACGACTTCGTCATGATCTCGCTGATGCTCTCGGCGGTCCTGACCCTCTTCGGCATCCTTCTCTCAGACATCCTCTACGTCGTCGTGAACCCGCGCGTCAGTTTCGAAGCCGACAAATAG
- a CDS encoding ABC transporter permease — translation MTAVQHRVRQSQWVLIWRQFRRRRLAVAAAVVIALLFGVSIFAPLIAHDRPLYYVGSNRFDYQEAARTLRALLGQISSESQAGRRAELLKSARLQWELMAVELPVDDAAKLREFGARATAAASTPDAAGLRKLQIELRKDFSRGDLKLRETARWPVLASLGGMDLFFMTGYVVCLAAPLGFWGVSRLAPVGRQHALRRGLTAAVFAVPVLAAVGWWWFVPQRLDRTNYKLAVLAADPAAATAPVVFQQVLWPPIPFAIDEDDLSRKAAPPYWALKEPAKSPSSPWNGPHWLGTDDLGRDILCRMIWGGRVSLAVGVVAVSIYTFIGIIVGAVAGYFRGFWDLVISRIIEVVICFPAFFLILTIVAFFGPGLMNIMIIIGLTGWTGIARLVRGEFLRLVDQEFVLAGKALGYSAPHIIFRHVLPNALAPVLVSATFGVAGAILTESSLSFLGLGISVPTPSWGSILSSGRDAIFRAPWLIQFPGLAIFITITCYNLVGEALRDASDPRLRGSRA, via the coding sequence GTGACTGCGGTGCAGCACCGGGTTCGACAGAGTCAATGGGTTCTCATCTGGCGGCAGTTCCGTCGCCGTCGGCTCGCCGTGGCTGCCGCGGTTGTGATTGCCCTGCTGTTCGGCGTCAGCATCTTTGCCCCGCTGATCGCCCACGACCGGCCCCTCTATTACGTCGGGTCCAACCGCTTCGACTACCAGGAAGCCGCCCGGACGCTGCGGGCGCTGCTCGGTCAGATTTCGAGCGAATCGCAGGCCGGCCGCCGCGCCGAACTGCTGAAGTCCGCCCGGCTGCAGTGGGAACTGATGGCCGTCGAACTTCCGGTCGACGACGCAGCGAAACTGCGGGAATTCGGTGCTCGGGCGACCGCCGCCGCCTCGACGCCGGATGCCGCCGGGCTCCGCAAGCTGCAGATTGAGCTTCGCAAAGACTTTTCACGCGGCGATCTCAAACTTCGGGAAACCGCCCGGTGGCCCGTGCTCGCCAGCCTCGGCGGGATGGATCTCTTTTTCATGACGGGCTATGTCGTCTGCCTCGCGGCCCCGCTCGGATTCTGGGGAGTGAGCCGGCTGGCGCCGGTCGGCCGCCAGCACGCCCTGCGTCGGGGCCTCACGGCCGCTGTATTCGCCGTGCCGGTCCTCGCTGCCGTCGGCTGGTGGTGGTTCGTCCCGCAGCGACTCGACCGCACGAATTACAAACTGGCCGTCCTGGCCGCAGATCCCGCCGCAGCGACGGCCCCGGTCGTTTTCCAGCAGGTCCTCTGGCCGCCGATTCCTTTCGCCATCGACGAAGACGACCTCTCCCGCAAAGCCGCCCCCCCCTACTGGGCTCTCAAAGAGCCGGCAAAATCGCCCAGTTCCCCCTGGAACGGTCCCCACTGGCTGGGGACTGACGACCTGGGACGCGACATCCTCTGCCGCATGATCTGGGGGGGCCGCGTCAGCCTGGCGGTTGGCGTGGTCGCTGTCAGCATCTACACTTTCATCGGCATCATCGTCGGCGCCGTCGCCGGCTACTTCCGCGGCTTCTGGGATCTGGTCATCTCGCGAATCATCGAAGTCGTGATCTGCTTCCCGGCGTTCTTCCTGATTCTGACCATTGTGGCGTTCTTCGGCCCCGGCCTCATGAACATCATGATCATCATCGGTCTGACCGGGTGGACCGGCATCGCCCGCCTGGTCCGGGGCGAGTTCCTGCGGCTGGTCGATCAGGAGTTCGTCCTGGCGGGCAAAGCGCTCGGCTACTCGGCCCCGCACATCATCTTCCGTCACGTCCTCCCGAACGCTTTGGCGCCCGTCCTGGTTTCGGCGACGTTCGGCGTCGCGGGAGCGATTCTGACCGAAAGCAGCCTGTCGTTTCTGGGGCTGGGGATCAGCGTCCCGACCCCCTCCTGGGGCTCGATCCTCTCGTCCGGTCGCGACGCGATTTTTCGCGCCCCCTGGCTGATTCAGTTCCCGGGGCTGGCCATTTTCATCACCATTACCTGCTACAACCTGGTCGGCGAAGCCCTGCGGGACGCCTCCGATCCGCGGCTGAGAGGGTCGCGAGCCTGA
- a CDS encoding DinB family protein, with translation MHPFDTYFKLFDFQRQRTLLTLDDVARQTDPAAVLGWRPGPGRAHIAWQLMHVGVTEALFATERLLGTMPPYPELIPRFKGGSTPDDDIPTVEMIRQVLADGRSHLLTTLQGFGPDDLPKIPKWFEQRGWTLERVLEVVAWHEAHHQGQAHLTLNLWKAGQPA, from the coding sequence ATGCATCCGTTCGACACGTATTTCAAACTCTTCGACTTTCAGCGCCAGCGGACCCTGCTGACGCTCGACGACGTCGCCCGGCAGACCGATCCCGCCGCCGTGCTCGGCTGGCGTCCCGGCCCCGGTCGCGCACACATCGCCTGGCAGCTCATGCACGTCGGCGTCACGGAAGCCCTGTTCGCCACCGAGCGCCTGCTGGGGACCATGCCCCCCTACCCGGAACTGATTCCGCGCTTCAAAGGGGGAAGCACGCCCGACGACGACATTCCCACGGTCGAAATGATCCGGCAGGTCCTGGCGGACGGACGCAGCCACCTGCTGACGACGCTGCAGGGCTTCGGCCCGGACGACCTGCCGAAGATCCCCAAGTGGTTCGAACAGCGGGGCTGGACGCTGGAACGGGTTCTTGAAGTCGTCGCCTGGCACGAAGCCCACCATCAGGGACAGGCCCACCTGACGCTGAATCTGTGGAAGGCCGGCCAGCCGGCCTGA
- a CDS encoding DUF1559 domain-containing protein, producing MKISTATEKSRRQGFTLIELLVVIAIIAILIALLLPAVQQAREAARRTQCKNNLKQMGLAVHNYESTYTRFPSSGEYTDRAVIGRRFFPVSTFTQILPYIDQAPLYNQFNFAYHYSNSALSTNATAAKTTIVAFLCPSNPNAKPDNLGFGSVDYMPIAYTDLSPTTGVRNKCVDLTSLGSDVDSALGLCNRIADVTDGTSNTIAIFEDAGRDVNTVGSYDPVGLLGTVPRYLNSARGIDLTVMPSSKSCPNRWADPDSGSGVSGAANATTSSLGIINQNKTPQGGPTTGPNPCPWTTNNCGPNDEPFSLHVGGAHALLCDGTVRFISENTDTHIVRRLCSRADGEVVGEY from the coding sequence ATGAAGATTTCCACGGCGACTGAAAAGTCGCGCCGACAGGGGTTCACCCTGATTGAGCTGCTCGTTGTGATCGCCATTATCGCGATTCTGATCGCGCTCTTGCTCCCCGCCGTGCAGCAGGCCCGCGAAGCGGCCCGCCGGACGCAGTGCAAGAACAATCTGAAGCAGATGGGCCTGGCGGTCCACAACTACGAGTCGACCTACACCCGGTTCCCGTCGTCCGGGGAATACACCGACCGTGCGGTGATCGGTCGCCGGTTCTTCCCGGTCTCGACGTTTACGCAGATCCTGCCCTACATCGACCAGGCCCCGCTCTACAACCAGTTCAATTTCGCCTATCACTACTCCAACAGCGCCCTCAGCACCAACGCGACGGCCGCCAAGACGACGATTGTCGCGTTCCTGTGCCCGAGCAATCCGAACGCCAAGCCAGACAACCTGGGCTTCGGCAGCGTCGACTACATGCCGATCGCCTACACCGATCTCAGCCCGACGACTGGTGTTCGCAACAAGTGCGTCGACCTCACATCGCTGGGGAGCGACGTCGATAGCGCTCTCGGCCTCTGCAACCGGATCGCCGACGTCACTGACGGGACCTCGAACACGATCGCGATCTTTGAAGACGCCGGTCGCGATGTGAATACCGTGGGCTCCTACGATCCGGTCGGCCTGCTGGGCACCGTTCCGCGGTATCTCAACAGTGCTCGTGGCATCGACCTGACCGTCATGCCGTCGAGCAAGTCGTGCCCGAACCGCTGGGCCGATCCGGACAGCGGCAGCGGCGTCTCCGGAGCGGCCAATGCCACGACCAGTTCGCTCGGGATCATCAATCAGAACAAGACGCCTCAGGGTGGCCCGACGACGGGACCGAATCCGTGCCCTTGGACGACCAACAACTGCGGTCCGAACGACGAGCCGTTCAGCCTGCACGTCGGCGGCGCGCATGCTCTGCTGTGTGACGGCACGGTCCGGTTCATCTCGGAAAACACCGACACGCACATCGTCCGCCGGCTCTGCAGCCGGGCCGACGGCGAAGTGGTCGGCGAGTACTAA
- a CDS encoding FG-GAP-like repeat-containing protein: MPSKRSKRNRVRSGATAVAPEGVRRYGGTGWKGFAAALAGVLIAAAVFGIFQVREPPERVLAEARRERGRGRLAEAERLAARVLERDVASGEAGLLAAECASGQQAWVRAAGYLQKSAPAAPRLRLETSLKLAELEHRRLHRLRNAERAYRAVLEIDPGHVRANTGLAELLSLCIRRREAQECILRLIQAGEETELLILLARSEGIVNDPELLEEARAADPADPNPLVGLAWLAAEADHIELALELLDESLRRQRDHLPAHVLRGRLLIETNRAGDFADWLHGLPASADASGEAWFLRGQIAEQAGDLPAAIRCDWEALRRTPELKGGAGRLARLLTEAGETELAARFGDQVRRAYELEQVQNRVLFPGGERRADLLGELVPAFEAAGRLWEAYGWCRLAVAMNVGGPELHRVLQRLQQSVAGLPLQLMAESANVALSVDLSHYPLPRRAAVLAAPTASGSSSTTPLSFRDDARAAGLQFRFCNGVGGPPTQRMFEFTGGGVGVLDFDLDERPDLFCSQGKTWPPGVPDREHGDRLFQNRSDAGFVDVSLSAGIVEDGFGQGVTIGDWNTDGFPDVYVANIGRNRLWRNQGDGTFTDVTPGAGIDGDAWTTSVLLADLSGDGLPDIYDVNYVTAPDVFDRVCRHADGLTKMCMPFDFYPQPDQFWLNAGDGRFIDATASALDEPPLGMGLGIAAWDGDGDGRLSVFVANDTTPSFFFVRDSAPDGTFLLRERGIESGLALNGDGKATGCMGVALGDVDGDGRIDLNITNFLAEPNTLFVNPVAGVFEDRTRAAGLSEPSLEMLGFGTQFLDVDLDGSLDLFVANGHLDDLTRFGRPYRMPPQLFRGNGRGEFAAVPPEELGNYFQSRWLGRAAARLDWNRDGREDLAVGHLEDETALLTNTTAEAGRALSLRLIGITSNRDALGTTVTARTGSKTVMRQLTAGDGYQASNERRLVIGLGESDTIDEMIVRWPSGLQQRFLDLKASGDWIVREGHPPLSVPSDGR, from the coding sequence ATGCCGAGTAAGCGGTCGAAGCGGAACCGCGTTCGATCCGGAGCGACTGCGGTCGCGCCTGAAGGTGTCCGTCGATATGGGGGCACAGGCTGGAAGGGGTTCGCGGCGGCGCTGGCAGGCGTGCTGATTGCGGCGGCCGTGTTCGGCATTTTCCAGGTTCGCGAGCCGCCGGAACGCGTGCTGGCGGAGGCGCGACGCGAGCGCGGCAGGGGCCGCCTGGCCGAGGCGGAGCGGCTGGCGGCGCGCGTGCTCGAACGGGATGTCGCCTCCGGAGAGGCCGGGCTGCTGGCAGCGGAGTGTGCGAGCGGGCAGCAGGCGTGGGTACGGGCCGCCGGATATCTGCAGAAGTCGGCTCCGGCTGCGCCGCGCCTGCGTCTGGAAACATCTTTGAAGCTGGCCGAGCTGGAGCATCGTCGGCTGCATCGGCTGCGGAATGCCGAACGGGCTTACCGCGCGGTTCTCGAGATCGATCCGGGACATGTTCGCGCCAACACCGGACTGGCGGAGCTGTTGAGTCTTTGCATCCGTCGTCGCGAGGCTCAGGAGTGCATTCTGCGCCTGATCCAGGCGGGCGAGGAAACCGAGCTGCTGATACTGCTGGCCCGGTCCGAGGGGATCGTGAATGATCCGGAGCTGCTCGAAGAGGCCCGGGCCGCCGATCCGGCCGACCCGAATCCCCTGGTCGGGCTGGCCTGGCTGGCCGCGGAGGCCGATCACATCGAGCTGGCGCTCGAACTGCTGGACGAGTCTCTCCGGCGGCAGCGCGATCACCTTCCGGCGCACGTTCTGCGGGGCCGGTTGCTGATTGAGACGAATCGGGCCGGGGATTTCGCCGACTGGCTGCACGGGTTGCCGGCCAGCGCCGACGCATCAGGGGAGGCCTGGTTTCTGCGGGGACAGATCGCCGAGCAGGCGGGCGATCTGCCGGCAGCGATTCGCTGCGACTGGGAGGCCCTGCGGCGGACGCCCGAGCTGAAGGGGGGGGCGGGCCGGCTGGCCCGGCTGTTGACGGAAGCGGGAGAAACGGAGCTAGCTGCGCGCTTCGGCGACCAGGTCCGCCGGGCTTATGAACTGGAGCAGGTGCAGAATCGGGTGCTGTTTCCGGGAGGGGAACGCCGGGCCGATCTGCTCGGCGAACTGGTGCCGGCCTTTGAGGCGGCCGGCCGGCTGTGGGAAGCGTACGGCTGGTGTCGGCTGGCTGTCGCCATGAATGTTGGCGGGCCGGAGCTGCACAGGGTGCTGCAGCGACTGCAGCAGAGCGTTGCCGGTCTGCCGCTGCAACTGATGGCCGAGAGCGCGAATGTTGCGCTCTCCGTCGACCTCTCTCATTACCCGTTGCCACGACGGGCGGCCGTCCTGGCGGCGCCGACCGCGAGCGGATCGTCATCGACGACTCCGTTGTCATTTCGCGATGACGCCAGAGCCGCCGGCCTGCAGTTTCGATTTTGCAACGGCGTCGGCGGTCCCCCGACGCAGCGCATGTTTGAATTCACGGGAGGGGGCGTCGGCGTGCTGGATTTCGATCTCGACGAGCGGCCCGATCTGTTCTGTTCTCAGGGTAAGACCTGGCCGCCCGGGGTTCCCGATCGCGAGCATGGCGACCGGCTCTTTCAGAATCGGAGCGACGCCGGCTTCGTTGACGTCAGTCTTAGTGCCGGAATCGTCGAGGACGGTTTCGGGCAGGGGGTGACGATCGGCGACTGGAATACTGACGGCTTCCCGGACGTGTACGTCGCCAACATCGGCCGCAACCGGCTGTGGCGGAATCAGGGCGATGGGACGTTTACCGACGTCACGCCAGGGGCCGGCATTGATGGCGACGCCTGGACGACGAGCGTTCTCCTGGCCGACCTCAGCGGCGACGGATTGCCGGACATTTACGACGTGAACTATGTCACGGCGCCCGACGTGTTCGATCGGGTCTGCCGGCACGCCGACGGATTGACGAAAATGTGCATGCCGTTTGATTTCTACCCGCAGCCGGATCAATTCTGGCTGAACGCGGGGGACGGTCGATTCATAGACGCCACGGCGAGTGCGCTGGATGAGCCGCCGCTGGGGATGGGGCTGGGAATCGCCGCGTGGGATGGGGACGGCGACGGACGGCTCAGCGTGTTTGTGGCGAACGATACGACCCCCAGCTTCTTCTTCGTCCGGGACTCCGCGCCGGATGGAACATTCCTGCTGCGCGAACGGGGCATTGAATCCGGGCTGGCGTTGAATGGAGACGGCAAGGCGACGGGGTGCATGGGAGTGGCGCTGGGGGATGTCGACGGCGACGGTCGGATCGATTTGAATATCACCAACTTTCTGGCGGAGCCGAACACTCTGTTTGTGAATCCGGTTGCAGGCGTCTTTGAGGACCGCACGCGCGCCGCGGGGTTGTCTGAACCTTCGCTGGAAATGCTGGGTTTCGGGACGCAGTTTCTGGATGTCGATCTCGACGGATCGCTCGATCTGTTTGTCGCGAACGGCCATCTCGACGACCTGACTCGTTTCGGACGCCCCTACCGGATGCCGCCGCAACTGTTTCGCGGCAATGGACGGGGGGAGTTTGCTGCGGTCCCGCCGGAAGAACTCGGCAATTACTTTCAGAGCCGCTGGCTGGGGCGGGCGGCGGCGAGACTCGACTGGAATCGCGACGGGCGCGAAGATCTCGCCGTCGGGCATCTGGAGGACGAGACCGCCCTGCTCACGAACACCACGGCGGAGGCCGGGCGAGCGTTGTCGCTGCGCCTGATCGGAATCACTTCGAATCGCGACGCTCTCGGGACGACGGTGACCGCGAGAACCGGTTCGAAGACTGTCATGCGACAGCTCACTGCGGGGGACGGCTACCAGGCCAGCAACGAACGGCGGCTGGTGATCGGGCTGGGGGAATCGGACACGATCGACGAGATGATCGTCCGTTGGCCCTCGGGGCTGCAGCAGCGATTTCTCGATCTGAAGGCATCCGGAGACTGGATTGTCCGTGAGGGGCATCCGCCGTTGAGCGTGCCGAGTGACGGGCGCTGA